From the Dehalococcoidia bacterium genome, one window contains:
- a CDS encoding M23 family metallopeptidase yields MIAGLFLASALISCGGDDNSSPNSRVTIAGVTIAPSPTPDLTGFSYPIAGACLPSSDNLMPNAPREYRQGIHEGIDFYDSDNCVLIGMDTEVLAAKEGKVIRADLNYHDLTAEELAEIDERIAAKGQCDEEALDVFRGRQVWIDHGGGVVTRYAHLGRIADGIRTGVSVKAGDLIGYVGNSGTPESIDNPMSEMHLHFEIRVREDYLGKGLSPQECRALYEKAFAP; encoded by the coding sequence ATGATAGCGGGGCTCTTTCTCGCTTCGGCGCTCATCTCCTGCGGCGGCGACGATAACTCTTCTCCCAACAGCCGGGTAACCATCGCCGGCGTTACGATTGCTCCCTCGCCCACGCCCGACCTCACCGGCTTCAGCTACCCCATCGCCGGCGCCTGCCTGCCGAGCAGCGACAACCTCATGCCGAACGCGCCCCGCGAGTACCGCCAGGGAATCCACGAAGGGATCGATTTCTACGATTCCGATAACTGCGTCCTCATAGGGATGGATACGGAGGTGCTGGCGGCGAAGGAAGGCAAGGTGATCAGGGCCGACCTCAACTACCACGACCTGACGGCGGAAGAGCTGGCCGAGATCGACGAGCGCATCGCCGCTAAGGGGCAGTGCGACGAAGAGGCGCTGGACGTTTTCCGCGGGCGCCAGGTCTGGATCGACCACGGCGGCGGCGTCGTCACCCGCTACGCCCATCTCGGGCGGATCGCGGACGGCATCAGAACCGGAGTGTCGGTCAAGGCGGGCGACCTGATAGGATACGTGGGCAACTCCGGGACCCCGGAGTCGATCGACAACCCTATGAGCGAAATGCACCTGCATTTCGAGATACGGGTACGGGAGGACTATCTCGGGAAGGGGCTTTCGCCGCAGGAATGCCGCGCCTTGTACGAAAAGGCGTTCGCGCCCTAA
- a CDS encoding PH domain-containing protein, whose amino-acid sequence MGIALGAMAALWSFALAGLLVSRGLTQEVSLSAFGCHLLATVFFALGCLFAYWTYACATLRYELDRNGLAIKWGFIRQIVPLDKIEKLETAYSEAVPKLEGLAWPGHQVGRSHIERFGDILFYATHRNPEELVYVVTAQQTYAVSLSERQEFVAEVEARRKEGPKIALRQRPRRSFLVGQPIWSDRTAHGLALAGIAVWAATLGLVFARYPGLPDSLAMSFPPLEVTRVASKSELLSLPTTALGVLAVNLVLAFAFHAWERIVSHLLLVALVGVQAVFLVGAAIAVS is encoded by the coding sequence GTGGGGATAGCTCTCGGCGCCATGGCGGCGCTGTGGTCGTTCGCGCTCGCGGGACTCCTCGTGTCGCGCGGCCTCACCCAGGAGGTCTCGCTTTCCGCGTTCGGCTGTCACCTGCTCGCGACTGTCTTCTTCGCCCTCGGCTGCCTCTTCGCTTACTGGACGTACGCCTGCGCCACCCTCCGCTACGAACTCGACCGCAACGGCCTCGCGATCAAGTGGGGTTTCATTCGCCAGATCGTCCCCCTGGATAAGATCGAGAAGCTCGAAACGGCGTACTCGGAAGCGGTTCCCAAACTTGAGGGGCTCGCATGGCCCGGACACCAGGTGGGACGAAGCCACATAGAGCGCTTCGGCGACATCCTTTTCTACGCGACGCACCGCAACCCTGAAGAGCTGGTCTACGTTGTCACGGCGCAGCAGACGTACGCGGTCTCGCTTTCGGAGCGGCAGGAGTTCGTCGCCGAGGTGGAAGCGCGACGGAAAGAAGGCCCCAAGATCGCCCTGCGCCAGCGGCCGCGGCGGTCCTTCCTCGTGGGGCAGCCCATCTGGAGTGACCGGACTGCGCACGGCCTTGCCCTTGCCGGGATAGCCGTGTGGGCGGCGACGCTGGGCCTCGTCTTCGCGCGCTATCCCGGGCTGCCGGACAGCCTGGCGATGTCGTTCCCGCCGCTGGAGGTGACGCGCGTCGCCTCGAAGAGCGAGCTGCTGTCGCTGCCGACGACGGCGCTCGGCGTGCTTGCGGTGAACCTCGTGCTCGCCTTCGCGTTCCACGCCTGGGAGCGGATAGTTTCGCACCTGCTGCTGGTGGCGCTGGTGGGTGTGCAGGCGGTGTTCCTGGTGGGCGCCGCCATCGCTGTCAGCTAG
- a CDS encoding prolipoprotein diacylglyceryl transferase translates to MDLLLLTIKIGLDPEIGRLGGLLLTWHGVFIALGIGLGVWLGVWFGRRAGFSEDDAYTIALIAVPAGIVGARVLHVAENWSNFSDSPLDVFRINEGGISLYGSLVFGVGAALIYGLWKKMPIFRGLDAAAFGMILGQAIGRVGCVIAGDIYAEPSSLPFAVEYTHVNSLSFFRGPMHFVTAYEVAGDLLILLLLLGLWKFRVFKREGLLFFTYAILYSFMRFWLSFLRLDKEIVLGLVMAQLIALAVIAVSVVALAAVFLLQRRRPAPTPELVA, encoded by the coding sequence ATGGACCTTCTGCTGCTGACAATCAAAATCGGTCTTGACCCCGAGATCGGCAGGCTCGGGGGCCTGCTGCTGACGTGGCACGGCGTCTTCATCGCCCTCGGCATCGGCCTCGGCGTCTGGCTGGGCGTCTGGTTCGGCCGCCGCGCCGGCTTCAGCGAGGACGACGCATACACCATCGCCCTCATCGCCGTTCCCGCCGGCATTGTTGGCGCCCGCGTGCTGCACGTCGCCGAGAACTGGAGCAATTTCTCGGACAGCCCCCTCGACGTGTTCCGCATCAACGAGGGGGGCATCTCGCTTTACGGGTCGCTCGTCTTCGGCGTCGGCGCCGCCCTCATATACGGCTTGTGGAAGAAGATGCCCATCTTCCGAGGACTGGATGCCGCCGCTTTCGGCATGATCCTCGGCCAGGCCATCGGCCGCGTGGGTTGCGTCATCGCCGGCGACATCTACGCCGAACCGAGCAGCCTGCCCTTCGCCGTCGAATACACGCACGTCAACAGTCTGAGCTTCTTCCGCGGCCCGATGCACTTCGTCACCGCGTACGAGGTGGCCGGTGATCTTCTCATACTCCTCCTGCTGCTCGGCCTCTGGAAGTTCCGCGTCTTCAAGCGGGAGGGGCTTCTCTTCTTCACTTACGCCATCCTCTACTCGTTCATGCGGTTCTGGCTCAGCTTCCTCCGCCTCGACAAGGAGATAGTCCTCGGCCTCGTGATGGCCCAGCTCATCGCGCTTGCGGTGATAGCCGTCTCCGTAGTGGCGCTTGCGGCAGTCTTCCTGCTGCAACGACGGCGGCCCGCTCCCACGCCGGAGCTCGTGGCCTAG
- the gcvH gene encoding glycine cleavage system protein GcvH — MTESPKDLKYTREHEWVRLEDGAAVVGITDYAQEQLGDLVYFDLPEPGTELRQFEKLGEAESVKAVSDLFAPLSGEVIEVNESARESPEIVNSDPYGEGWLVRMSVADFSELEKLLTAEEYDALIAAESEE, encoded by the coding sequence ATGACTGAGAGTCCGAAGGACCTGAAGTACACGCGGGAGCACGAGTGGGTGCGCCTGGAGGACGGCGCCGCCGTCGTCGGCATCACCGACTACGCGCAGGAGCAATTGGGCGACCTGGTCTATTTCGACCTGCCGGAGCCGGGGACCGAGCTGCGGCAGTTCGAGAAACTGGGCGAAGCGGAGTCGGTGAAGGCGGTATCCGACCTGTTCGCGCCCCTTAGCGGTGAGGTCATCGAGGTCAACGAGAGCGCGCGCGAGTCGCCGGAGATCGTCAACAGCGACCCCTATGGCGAAGGGTGGCTCGTCAGGATGAGCGTCGCCGACTTCTCAGAGTTGGAGAAGCTGCTCACCGCTGAGGAGTACGACGCGCTCATCGCCGCGGAAAGCGAGGAGTAG
- a CDS encoding patatin-like phospholipase family protein gives MTSGQNGRPSIGLALGAGGTKGTAHVGVLKVLQEAGVPIDCVAGASIGAAYGAAWLAGYPIERMEEDVLATTPRDVLAFFAHRLRLDAASLIGRGFHSLLKDLTFSDLRLPFAAVASDLFERRRVVIRSGPLLRAVQASIAVPLMAQPVRWGDRYLVDGGFWEQAPVDVAAGMGAARIIDVVLGESINLPAPLRPFGRAALRQLSGAARRMGPGNFAAAVFLLFTLLNPPHSEHKADVTIRPDVIRISANSPFHLQMCMRRGEEAARAALPEIKALTGAAF, from the coding sequence GTGACATCCGGACAGAACGGTAGGCCGAGCATAGGACTGGCCCTCGGCGCCGGCGGGACGAAGGGCACGGCCCACGTCGGCGTCTTGAAGGTGTTGCAGGAGGCCGGCGTGCCCATCGACTGCGTGGCGGGCGCGAGCATCGGCGCGGCCTACGGGGCCGCCTGGCTCGCCGGCTACCCCATCGAGCGAATGGAGGAGGACGTTCTCGCCACCACGCCGCGCGACGTTTTGGCCTTTTTCGCCCACCGCCTCCGGTTGGACGCGGCCAGTCTTATCGGGCGCGGGTTCCACAGCCTGCTGAAAGACCTCACGTTCTCCGACCTTCGCCTTCCCTTTGCCGCCGTCGCCTCCGACCTCTTCGAGCGGCGGCGCGTCGTCATCAGGAGCGGGCCGCTGCTCCGGGCGGTGCAGGCAAGCATCGCCGTGCCCCTCATGGCACAGCCTGTGCGCTGGGGCGACCGCTACCTGGTGGACGGCGGGTTCTGGGAACAGGCGCCCGTCGATGTCGCCGCGGGAATGGGGGCGGCGCGCATCATCGACGTCGTTCTCGGCGAGTCGATCAATCTGCCGGCCCCGCTTCGCCCCTTCGGACGGGCGGCGCTGCGGCAATTGAGCGGCGCGGCGCGGCGCATGGGGCCCGGAAACTTTGCCGCCGCGGTGTTCCTGCTGTTCACCCTCCTTAACCCGCCGCACAGCGAGCACAAAGCGGACGTTACCATCAGGCCCGACGTCATCCGGATCAGCGCCAACTCTCCCTTCCACCTGCAGATGTGCATGAGACGGGGCGAAGAAGCGGCCCGCGCTGCCCTGCCCGAAATCAAAGCGTTGACGGGTGCAGCCTTCTAA
- the gcvT gene encoding glycine cleavage system aminomethyltransferase GcvT, with amino-acid sequence MGDEKDLRKSPLENLHRRMGARMTVFAGWEMPLQFKGIVEEHRAVRWAAGIFDVSHLGRLFVTGPDAESLLRRAFTFDVARLGHGRGHYALLCREDGGIIDDLFVFRLEEGRYLVAGNAANADRDRDQIARLVEAGMTVRLDDRQAQTVMLAVQGPQARGRLSEALGRDLIERLPRRGCTEFELLGTKAFVSRSGYTGEDGFELITSVTAGRALWEGLVAGGMQPCGLGARDTLRLEAALLLHGADIDTSTDPFEAGLEWVVDLGGDRWFVGKEALLRRRERGPERRLVCLRAATGGIMRAGHAILRDSEVVGALTSGGFSPTLGVSIGMGYVPVALSEEGTRLDVDVRGKRLAAEVVGRPFYRRPQ; translated from the coding sequence ATGGGCGACGAGAAGGACCTGCGGAAGAGCCCCCTGGAGAACCTGCACCGTCGCATGGGCGCGCGCATGACCGTCTTCGCCGGCTGGGAGATGCCGCTGCAATTCAAGGGAATCGTTGAGGAGCACCGGGCGGTCCGCTGGGCGGCCGGCATCTTCGACGTCTCCCACCTCGGGCGTCTGTTCGTGACCGGGCCGGACGCGGAATCGCTGCTGCGTCGTGCGTTTACCTTCGATGTCGCCCGCCTCGGACATGGGCGCGGCCATTACGCGCTGCTCTGCCGCGAGGACGGCGGGATCATCGACGACCTGTTCGTCTTCCGGCTGGAGGAGGGACGATATTTGGTCGCCGGTAACGCGGCGAACGCGGACCGCGATCGCGATCAGATAGCGCGGCTCGTTGAAGCGGGGATGACGGTGCGTCTCGACGACCGTCAGGCGCAGACGGTGATGCTGGCCGTGCAGGGGCCGCAGGCGAGAGGCCGGCTTTCCGAGGCGCTGGGGCGCGACCTCATAGAGCGGTTGCCCCGTCGCGGCTGCACGGAGTTCGAGCTGCTGGGGACGAAGGCGTTCGTATCGCGGAGCGGCTACACGGGCGAGGACGGCTTCGAGCTGATAACGTCGGTCACGGCTGGCCGGGCGCTGTGGGAGGGGTTGGTCGCGGGGGGTATGCAGCCGTGCGGCCTGGGCGCCCGCGACACGCTGCGGCTGGAGGCGGCGCTGCTGCTGCACGGCGCCGATATCGACACGTCGACCGATCCTTTCGAGGCGGGCCTGGAGTGGGTGGTCGACCTCGGCGGCGACAGGTGGTTCGTGGGCAAGGAGGCGCTGCTTAGGCGACGCGAACGCGGCCCCGAGCGCCGCCTCGTCTGCCTGCGGGCGGCGACGGGAGGGATCATGCGGGCGGGCCACGCGATACTGCGGGACAGCGAGGTAGTGGGCGCGCTGACGAGCGGCGGCTTCTCGCCGACGCTGGGGGTGAGCATTGGGATGGGCTACGTGCCGGTCGCGCTGTCGGAAGAAGGGACGCGACTGGATGTCGACGTGCGGGGAAAGCGGCTGGCGGCGGAGGTGGTGGGGCGGCCGTTCTACAGGCGGCCACAATAG
- the gcvPA gene encoding aminomethyl-transferring glycine dehydrogenase subunit GcvPA, whose product MSRNPYVPNTEEDRRAMLRVIGARSVDELFDDIPAQHRDPPLDLPPPLSEIELRRELSTLAARNRPAGEMPCFLGAGSYRHFIPAVVNHIISRGEFATPYTPYQPEVSQGTLQTIFEFQSLVCELTGMEVANAGMYDGASALAEACLMAASIAGRDRIALLSTAHPHCQDVVRTYAAGRGLGVDVMEPEAVALEGGHACLAVQQPNFFGYLEDARSLGEAARANGSLYVVAVDPISLGLFRPPGDYGADIVVAEGQPLGIPMSFGGPYVGLFATRERYLRRMPGRIVGRTRDSEGRTGYVLTLQAREQHIRRERATSNISSNEQLAALAVTVYLCALGPQGLRRVAEHCYRKSQFAAAAIASLPGYSLPLRGTFFKEFVVRCPRPPQTINAALLERGIIGGLDVSHRIENGMLLCVTEMNTRGEIDSLVAALEEIGR is encoded by the coding sequence TTGTCGCGGAACCCGTACGTCCCCAACACCGAAGAAGACCGCCGGGCGATGCTGCGGGTCATCGGCGCGCGTTCGGTCGACGAATTGTTCGACGACATTCCCGCGCAGCACCGCGACCCGCCGCTCGACCTGCCGCCGCCGCTAAGCGAAATCGAGTTGCGCCGTGAGCTCTCGACGCTTGCGGCGCGAAACCGGCCCGCGGGCGAGATGCCGTGCTTCCTCGGCGCCGGCTCGTACCGTCACTTCATCCCCGCCGTCGTCAATCACATAATCAGCCGCGGCGAGTTCGCCACTCCCTACACGCCCTATCAGCCGGAGGTAAGCCAGGGGACGCTGCAGACTATCTTCGAGTTCCAGTCGCTGGTCTGTGAGTTGACGGGCATGGAAGTAGCGAACGCAGGGATGTACGACGGCGCGAGCGCGCTGGCCGAGGCCTGCCTGATGGCGGCGTCGATCGCAGGCCGCGACCGCATCGCCCTGCTTTCGACGGCGCACCCGCATTGCCAGGACGTCGTGCGGACGTACGCCGCCGGTCGGGGGCTGGGCGTGGACGTGATGGAGCCGGAAGCGGTGGCGCTGGAAGGCGGGCACGCCTGCCTGGCCGTGCAGCAGCCGAACTTCTTCGGCTACCTCGAAGATGCGCGCTCACTCGGCGAGGCGGCGCGGGCGAACGGCTCGCTGTACGTGGTTGCCGTCGACCCCATATCGTTGGGGCTGTTCCGTCCCCCGGGCGACTACGGGGCGGATATCGTCGTGGCCGAGGGGCAGCCGCTGGGCATACCGATGAGCTTCGGCGGGCCGTATGTGGGGTTGTTCGCGACGCGAGAGCGCTACCTGCGCAGGATGCCGGGCCGCATTGTCGGGCGAACGCGCGACTCCGAAGGCCGCACGGGGTATGTGCTGACGCTACAGGCGCGCGAGCAGCACATACGGCGCGAGCGTGCGACGTCGAACATCTCGTCGAACGAGCAGCTTGCGGCGCTGGCGGTGACGGTCTACCTGTGCGCGCTCGGGCCGCAGGGTCTGCGGAGGGTGGCCGAGCACTGCTATCGGAAGTCGCAGTTTGCGGCGGCCGCGATAGCGTCGCTGCCCGGCTACTCGCTGCCCCTGAGGGGGACGTTTTTCAAGGAATTTGTCGTCCGGTGCCCGCGGCCGCCGCAAACAATCAACGCCGCCCTCCTCGAACGCGGCATCATCGGCGGCCTCGACGTCTCCCATCGTATCGAAAACGGCATGCTCCTCTGCGTCACCGAGATGAACACCCGCGGCGAGATCGACTCGCTTGTCGCGGCGCTCGAGGAGATCGGGCGATGA
- a CDS encoding DMT family transporter: protein MPGEVAALSAAALWAVSTVMLTAETRKLGAIRLNALRSAFAALFLIAAVVATGAMDEVRDMNAATAIAMVGSGVLAMGVGDSLYFASLAIIGAALAVPISISVYPLLTFLIAAFWLDEEITWRVLLGTALIVAGVSLLVRGGSARERQFLETQPTFAHRRPGWQIGLFLILLASVAWAISTTWLRAGSGDLGPVAAAGVRVAATSAALMPVAYYLRKGVLPHGYGWRGLTATAAGGILGIGLGSIAYVFAVQEAGAGKTAILTSTLPLFALPLAVIFLHERINLLVILGTLLCILGIWLVA from the coding sequence GTGCCGGGCGAAGTCGCTGCCCTGTCAGCGGCGGCTTTGTGGGCCGTGAGCACCGTCATGCTCACGGCGGAGACACGAAAACTCGGCGCCATCCGGCTGAACGCCCTCCGCAGCGCCTTCGCCGCCCTCTTCCTTATCGCCGCCGTTGTTGCCACCGGCGCCATGGACGAAGTGCGAGACATGAACGCCGCGACGGCCATCGCCATGGTGGGCTCGGGCGTCCTCGCCATGGGCGTCGGCGATAGCCTCTACTTCGCCAGCCTCGCGATCATCGGCGCCGCCCTCGCCGTGCCCATCTCTATAAGCGTCTACCCGCTCCTCACTTTCCTCATCGCCGCCTTCTGGCTCGACGAAGAGATAACTTGGAGAGTTCTCTTGGGCACGGCGCTGATCGTGGCCGGCGTCTCACTGCTCGTTCGTGGAGGATCGGCCCGGGAAAGACAATTCTTGGAGACCCAACCCACCTTTGCGCACCGTCGGCCGGGTTGGCAGATAGGGCTTTTCCTGATACTCCTCGCCTCCGTGGCTTGGGCCATCTCCACCACTTGGCTAAGGGCAGGCTCCGGAGATCTGGGGCCCGTAGCCGCCGCCGGCGTCCGCGTCGCCGCGACCTCGGCGGCATTGATGCCCGTAGCATATTATTTAAGAAAAGGGGTCTTGCCGCACGGATACGGATGGCGTGGGTTAACGGCGACTGCGGCCGGCGGCATACTCGGCATCGGCCTGGGTAGCATTGCCTACGTGTTCGCCGTGCAGGAGGCGGGCGCGGGCAAGACGGCGATCCTGACCTCGACGCTGCCGCTCTTCGCTCTCCCCCTCGCCGTTATCTTCCTCCACGAGAGGATCAATCTGCTGGTCATCCTCGGGACCCTGCTCTGCATACTCGGCATCTGGCTGGTGGCTTGA
- a CDS encoding MBL fold metallo-hydrolase translates to MTNRYRVGNIDLIVLSDGSFYLDAGATFGLVPRERWEPLAGPLDDHHRLTLGLNCLLFESQGKKLLVETGVGDKAGGMREQSSPVEEGNLLSDLQANLGGPEEIDVVINTHLHADHCGWNTRYVDDRLVPTFPRAEYAVREKEWEAATHPNERTRATYLPENLEPVAESGRLRLIDGETRITDEVTVIATPGHSEGHGSVVITSGREMAIYIGDLVQTAVQLERTAWVSAFDVLPLMSMETKKRVVEQAIREKALLICVHLPFPGVGRMTATPDGRRKWAPV, encoded by the coding sequence TTGACGAACCGATACCGCGTCGGCAACATCGACCTCATCGTCCTCTCCGACGGCTCGTTCTACCTCGACGCCGGCGCTACCTTTGGCCTCGTGCCCCGCGAGCGCTGGGAGCCGCTCGCCGGCCCCCTCGACGACCACCACCGTCTCACGCTCGGCCTCAACTGCCTGCTGTTCGAGTCGCAGGGGAAAAAGCTGCTGGTCGAAACCGGCGTCGGCGATAAGGCGGGCGGCATGCGGGAGCAGTCGTCGCCCGTCGAAGAAGGCAACTTGCTGAGCGACCTGCAGGCGAACCTGGGCGGGCCGGAGGAGATCGACGTCGTCATCAACACGCACCTGCACGCCGACCACTGCGGCTGGAACACGCGCTACGTCGACGACCGGCTCGTCCCCACCTTCCCGCGCGCCGAGTACGCGGTTCGCGAGAAGGAGTGGGAAGCGGCGACGCACCCCAACGAGCGCACGCGCGCGACGTACCTACCGGAGAACCTAGAGCCGGTGGCGGAAAGCGGCCGCCTCCGCCTGATCGACGGCGAGACGCGGATCACCGACGAGGTGACGGTGATCGCCACGCCCGGCCACAGCGAGGGGCACGGCAGCGTCGTCATCACCTCCGGCCGCGAGATGGCGATATACATCGGCGACCTCGTGCAGACGGCGGTGCAACTGGAGCGGACTGCCTGGGTCTCGGCGTTCGACGTGCTGCCGCTGATGTCGATGGAGACGAAGAAGCGGGTGGTCGAGCAGGCGATAAGGGAGAAGGCGCTGCTCATATGCGTACACCTGCCCTTTCCCGGCGTCGGACGCATGACGGCGACGCCCGACGGCAGACGGAAGTGGGCGCCCGTCTAG
- a CDS encoding branched-chain amino acid transaminase — protein sequence MPTPYAYIRKQFVPLADAKVGVMTHAFNYGTGCFEGIRGNWNEAHEKIFLFRLRDHFTRLFKSSRILKIAVDGNEDDLSDIAVKLVGMCGYTEDIYLRVIAYKCSEVIGVRMHNLEDDLLMYVAPFGPYLDVEKGIRCMTSSWVRVDDMAIPARAKVTGLYVNSALAKTEAQENGFDEAILLNRDGHVSEGSGENIFLVMNGALVTPPPSDNILVGITRDTVIRLARDELGIETIERPIDRSELYVADECFMTGTAAHVTAVVDIDRRPIGNGQTGDVTHRLQKLYFEVIRGENAKYAAWCTPV from the coding sequence ATGCCCACACCCTACGCCTACATACGAAAGCAGTTCGTGCCGCTCGCCGACGCGAAGGTGGGCGTGATGACCCACGCCTTCAACTACGGCACCGGCTGCTTCGAGGGGATCCGCGGCAACTGGAACGAGGCCCACGAGAAGATATTCCTTTTCCGCCTCCGCGACCACTTCACCCGCCTGTTCAAGAGCAGCCGCATCCTCAAGATAGCCGTCGACGGGAACGAAGACGACCTGTCCGACATCGCCGTCAAGCTGGTCGGCATGTGCGGCTACACCGAAGACATATACCTCCGCGTCATCGCCTACAAGTGCTCGGAGGTCATCGGCGTGCGCATGCACAACCTCGAAGACGACCTCCTGATGTATGTGGCGCCCTTCGGCCCCTACCTCGACGTCGAGAAGGGGATACGCTGCATGACGTCGTCGTGGGTGCGCGTGGACGACATGGCCATTCCGGCGCGCGCCAAGGTGACGGGCCTCTACGTGAACTCCGCTCTCGCCAAGACGGAGGCGCAGGAGAACGGCTTCGACGAGGCGATACTGCTCAACCGCGACGGCCACGTCTCGGAAGGAAGCGGCGAGAACATATTCCTGGTCATGAACGGCGCCCTCGTCACGCCGCCGCCCTCCGATAACATACTCGTCGGCATCACGCGCGACACCGTCATCCGCCTCGCCCGCGACGAGCTGGGCATCGAGACCATCGAGCGGCCCATCGACCGCAGCGAGCTGTACGTCGCCGACGAGTGCTTCATGACGGGCACCGCCGCCCACGTGACTGCCGTCGTCGACATCGACCGCCGGCCCATCGGAAACGGCCAGACCGGCGACGTCACGCACCGTCTCCAGAAGCTGTATTTCGAGGTTATCCGTGGCGAAAACGCAAAGTACGCCGCCTGGTGCACCCCTGTCTGA